The following are encoded together in the Campylobacter devanensis genome:
- a CDS encoding nitronate monooxygenase: MELKSLKIGKYVIKYPIIQGGMGLGISWNKLAGSVSLNGGLGVISSVGTGYYEHRAHITKELNSKPYDSVNFYSREGFKAIIDNARKICGDRPLAANIMCASNDYARIVKDACEHGINIIISGAGLPTNLPELTKGFADVALVPIISSAKALKIICKRWYDRYNRLPDAVVLEGPLSGGHQGFTYEQCLDPNYQLEKLIQPVVDEASKWADIGGNPIPVVAAGGIWDHDDIAKVIGLGASGVQMGTRFIGTHECDASDGFKEVLLAAKKEDIRLIKSPVGYPARGIQTNLLDLVDKKAGPKIQCISNCVAPCQRGKEAKQVGYCIADRLYDAVSGNKETGLFFSGANGYRLNEIISVKELIKKLVYGENS, encoded by the coding sequence ATGGAATTAAAAAGTTTAAAAATCGGAAAATATGTGATCAAATACCCTATTATCCAAGGTGGTATGGGGCTTGGTATAAGCTGGAATAAATTAGCTGGTAGTGTCAGTTTAAATGGCGGTTTAGGTGTTATCAGCTCTGTTGGTACTGGATATTATGAGCATAGAGCCCACATCACTAAAGAGCTAAACTCAAAACCATATGATAGTGTGAATTTCTACTCTAGAGAGGGATTTAAAGCTATCATCGATAATGCTCGTAAAATTTGTGGAGATAGACCGCTAGCTGCTAATATTATGTGTGCTAGTAATGATTATGCTAGAATAGTCAAAGATGCTTGCGAACACGGCATTAATATCATAATTTCAGGTGCTGGACTTCCTACGAATTTACCTGAGCTTACTAAGGGATTTGCCGATGTGGCTTTGGTGCCGATCATTAGCTCGGCTAAGGCTTTAAAGATAATTTGTAAAAGATGGTATGATAGATATAATAGACTACCAGATGCTGTGGTGCTAGAAGGGCCACTTAGTGGCGGACATCAGGGATTTACATATGAGCAGTGCTTGGATCCAAACTATCAGCTTGAGAAATTGATTCAGCCTGTTGTAGATGAGGCATCTAAATGGGCTGATATAGGCGGAAATCCTATCCCTGTGGTGGCAGCTGGTGGGATATGGGATCATGATGATATAGCTAAAGTTATTGGTCTTGGAGCAAGTGGCGTACAGATGGGAACTAGATTTATAGGAACTCATGAGTGTGATGCTTCTGATGGGTTTAAAGAGGTCTTACTAGCGGCTAAAAAAGAGGATATTAGACTTATCAAAAGCCCTGTTGGATATCCGGCTCGTGGGATTCAGACAAATTTACTTGATCTAGTAGATAAAAAGGCTGGGCCTAAAATTCAGTGTATTAGCAACTGTGTCGCTCCATGCCAAAGGGGCAAAGAGGCTAAGCAAGTTGGGTATTGTATCGCTGATAGGCTCTATGATGCTGTAAGTGGCAATAAAGAAACTGGGCTATTTTTCAGTGGTGCTAATGGATATAGGCTAAATGAGATAATTAGCGTTAAAGAGCTTATTAAAAAGTTGGTTTATGGGGAAAATAGTTAA
- a CDS encoding N-acetylmuramoyl-L-alanine amidase family protein, with protein sequence MGKIVKLLLPFFLAIFAFGGGVFDDFDNKFTKANKQDRIQIYHELKGVYLSSILNNNDKLKLECLERLVSGGKSLGIDYSVYANELDLLSSKFSKLKPKIVETKEPVQLAKNTTSKIVQKIEYKILSTSSSKDEFIIRLNENSSNIKIKKSQLNTNKSYRQIFDFDGVLTTSYKNKKSQISDQIRVAQFDKNSVRIVFTNDTKQEINYTIDGENIIFSIKNGTQKATTKTKSAKTNQQAIQKTKTNEQKQSLTTTSAKSSIKNDTQQNISKTTAQKAQARGANKNRIIVLDAGHGGKDAGAVGKNKLYEKNIVLSIALETGKILKSRGYKVYFTRSNDKFINLRDRTSIANEKKADIFISIHANAAPNAKKAKEMQGIETYFLSPTRSERSMQAANLENKADTDEMNYFTKISYLNFLNREKIIASNKLAIDVQANLLGAVKSKFKVIDGGVREAPFWVLVGAQMPAVLIEAGYITHTNDHKLLSNKSYTDKIALGIADGIDDYFAKNQ encoded by the coding sequence ATGGGGAAAATAGTTAAGCTTTTATTGCCGTTTTTTCTTGCTATTTTTGCTTTTGGTGGTGGTGTTTTTGATGATTTTGATAATAAATTTACCAAGGCAAATAAGCAAGATAGAATCCAAATTTACCACGAATTAAAGGGTGTCTATCTTAGTTCTATTTTAAATAATAATGATAAATTAAAGCTAGAATGTCTTGAGAGATTAGTAAGTGGTGGTAAGAGCCTTGGGATTGATTATAGTGTTTATGCTAATGAGTTAGATTTACTTAGTTCAAAATTTAGCAAATTAAAGCCAAAAATAGTAGAAACTAAAGAGCCAGTTCAGTTAGCTAAAAATACAACCAGTAAGATAGTTCAAAAAATAGAGTATAAAATCCTATCTACTAGTAGTTCTAAAGATGAATTTATTATTAGACTAAATGAAAATAGCAGCAATATAAAAATCAAAAAATCTCAGCTCAACACAAATAAAAGCTATCGTCAAATTTTTGATTTTGATGGGGTTTTGACTACATCATATAAGAATAAAAAAAGCCAAATTTCAGATCAAATAAGGGTAGCACAATTTGATAAAAATAGCGTTAGAATTGTATTTACAAATGATACAAAGCAAGAGATTAATTACACTATTGATGGTGAAAATATAATTTTTAGCATAAAAAATGGTACTCAAAAAGCAACTACTAAAACTAAGAGCGCTAAAACAAACCAACAAGCAATTCAAAAAACAAAGACTAATGAACAAAAGCAAAGTCTAACAACAACTTCAGCTAAGTCTAGTATCAAAAATGATACACAACAAAATATTAGTAAAACTACAGCACAAAAGGCACAAGCAAGAGGTGCAAATAAAAATAGGATAATCGTATTAGATGCAGGGCATGGTGGCAAAGACGCAGGTGCTGTTGGAAAAAATAAATTATATGAGAAAAATATCGTTCTTAGCATTGCTTTAGAGACTGGCAAAATTCTAAAAAGTCGAGGATACAAGGTATATTTTACCAGAAGTAATGATAAATTTATAAATTTAAGAGATCGAACAAGCATAGCAAATGAGAAAAAAGCTGATATTTTTATTTCAATTCATGCAAATGCTGCCCCAAATGCTAAAAAAGCCAAAGAGATGCAAGGAATAGAGACATATTTTCTAAGCCCTACTAGAAGCGAGCGAAGTATGCAAGCTGCGAATTTGGAAAATAAAGCTGATACTGATGAGATGAATTATTTTACTAAAATTAGCTATCTAAATTTCTTAAATCGTGAAAAGATTATTGCTTCAAATAAGCTTGCAATAGATGTGCAAGCTAATTTATTAGGAGCGGTAAAATCTAAATTTAAAGTAATAGATGGTGGAGTAAGGGAAGCGCCATTTTGGGTTTTGGTAGGTGCGCAGATGCCTGCTGTTTTGATAGAAGCTGGATATATAACTCATACAAATGATCATAAACTACTATCAAACAAAAGCTACACAGATAAAATCGCTCTTGGTATAGCAGATGGAATTGATGATTATTTTGCGAAAAATCAATGA
- the mnmC gene encoding bifunctional tRNA (5-methylaminomethyl-2-thiouridine)(34)-methyltransferase MnmD/FAD-dependent 5-carboxymethylaminomethyl-2-thiouridine(34) oxidoreductase MnmC, which translates to MINYQNNTLYNSKFDDIYFNTYEPLTECEYTYSSALDEVDKDEIVVAEAGFGAGLNLYCTLKKFKTLNKKSLHYIAVEKYPFTKDELNTIYNDLGLDGAIYGEFLDSYYIIPNSLLRINLSSNITIDIYFGDILEFLDECDFRADIWYLDGFAPSKNPQMWSEELISNLAAYSNKNAIIRSFSTARVVRDRLSQNGFEIYKLKGYHKKREMLKAICIEPKSRIKKQIWFEPPTITKPNRVLVVGAGIAGLSIATMLQNAGFEVIVAESKDQAAAGASSNLAGMCVPLITQPGVILGDMHMSSFLLSRQFYKQFGGEFVDFCGCDEYLINDKMLSKFNHKSEFFTISSDKYPKANISLAMQIMPKNLCQSLAKELDMLYNHEVKSLKRLGSGYEIGFDGLNVIKADLVIFANGNRARELFISEFNDPYMQLSSVRGQTTLASEFVNLNRPLSARGYITKAIDKIQLIGASYARGDEYALPRDSDDESNLALVSEFIDGKNIDIIGSNVGFRGYSGDRFPIIGGIHNASEYMRIYSSLLWTKAKSTHQNPIYHPNILISAAHGSRGLSTGILGANMLLDMVLGRQICVKKSIINALNPSRFLIRKLKKGLVKSSS; encoded by the coding sequence ATGATAAATTACCAAAATAACACACTTTATAACTCTAAATTTGATGATATATATTTTAACACTTATGAGCCTTTAACAGAGTGTGAATATACCTATAGTAGTGCCTTAGATGAGGTAGATAAAGATGAAATTGTGGTGGCTGAGGCTGGATTTGGTGCGGGGCTAAATCTCTATTGTACTCTTAAAAAGTTTAAAACTCTAAATAAAAAGAGCCTACACTATATCGCAGTTGAAAAGTATCCATTTACTAAAGATGAGTTAAATACTATCTATAATGATCTTGGGCTTGATGGTGCTATATATGGGGAGTTTTTGGATAGTTATTATATTATCCCAAATTCGCTTTTAAGAATTAATCTAAGCTCAAATATCACTATTGATATATATTTTGGTGATATTTTGGAGTTTTTAGATGAGTGTGATTTTAGGGCTGATATATGGTATTTAGATGGTTTTGCCCCTAGCAAAAATCCGCAAATGTGGAGCGAAGAGCTCATATCAAATTTAGCCGCTTATTCTAATAAAAATGCGATTATTAGGAGTTTTAGCACTGCTAGAGTTGTGCGTGATAGGCTTAGTCAAAATGGATTTGAGATATATAAATTAAAGGGCTATCATAAAAAGCGAGAGATGTTAAAAGCTATTTGCATAGAGCCAAAATCTAGGATAAAAAAGCAAATTTGGTTTGAGCCGCCAACTATCACAAAGCCTAATAGAGTTTTGGTAGTTGGTGCCGGTATAGCTGGATTATCCATAGCGACTATGCTTCAAAATGCTGGATTTGAAGTGATCGTAGCTGAGAGCAAAGACCAAGCCGCCGCCGGTGCTAGCTCAAATTTAGCCGGTATGTGTGTGCCACTCATTACTCAGCCTGGGGTGATTTTGGGTGATATGCATATGAGTAGTTTTTTGCTCTCTAGGCAATTTTATAAGCAATTTGGTGGTGAGTTTGTGGATTTTTGCGGATGTGATGAGTATTTGATAAATGATAAAATGCTTAGTAAATTCAATCACAAAAGCGAGTTTTTTACAATTAGTAGCGATAAATATCCTAAGGCAAATATAAGCTTAGCCATGCAAATTATGCCTAAAAATCTCTGCCAAAGCCTAGCTAAAGAGCTTGATATGCTCTATAATCACGAAGTAAAATCGCTTAAACGCCTTGGTAGTGGCTATGAGATTGGCTTTGATGGACTAAATGTGATTAAGGCGGATTTGGTGATTTTTGCTAATGGAAATAGGGCTAGGGAGCTTTTTATAAGTGAGTTTAATGATCCATATATGCAACTTAGCAGCGTTCGTGGGCAGACTACACTAGCAAGTGAGTTTGTAAATCTCAATAGACCACTTAGCGCTAGGGGATATATCACAAAGGCGATTGATAAAATTCAGCTAATAGGTGCTAGTTACGCTAGGGGTGATGAGTATGCCTTGCCTAGGGATAGTGATGATGAGTCAAATTTGGCTTTGGTCAGTGAGTTTATAGATGGTAAAAATATAGATATAATTGGCTCAAATGTTGGATTTAGGGGTTATAGCGGGGATAGATTTCCTATAATTGGCGGTATTCATAATGCTAGTGAGTATATGCGAATTTATAGCTCACTCTTATGGACAAAGGCTAAATCAACTCACCAAAATCCGATATACCATCCAAATATTTTGATATCAGCAGCTCACGGATCAAGGGGGCTTAGTACTGGAATTTTGGGGGCTAATATGCTATTAGATATGGTTTTGGGGCGTCAAATTTGCGTTAAAAAGAGCATAATCAATGCTCTAAATCCATCAAGATTTCTAATTAGAAAACTAAAAAAAGGCTTAGTAAAATCAAGTAGCTAA
- a CDS encoding disulfide bond formation protein B gives MSSKRLWIYIGVFMLFCVGVAHFIFQNYLYMRPCVQCIYIRYYMIIAGFGAIFIAIFYKQILLYIFGVLVFSYGAICGLLESLKLNTIHQAIANANPFGVKGCLDRPIFELKIAWDEIMPSLFKATGQCGLDMPMPPLGSKFDPLQAYLIDLYQNGWYLIPNLKLINMAQISFAIFILVLILGAILLISRVKKVKKWLKY, from the coding sequence ATGAGTAGTAAAAGATTATGGATTTATATAGGTGTTTTTATGCTTTTTTGCGTCGGCGTGGCACATTTTATATTTCAAAATTATCTATATATGCGTCCATGTGTGCAGTGTATCTATATACGATATTATATGATTATAGCAGGATTTGGAGCTATTTTTATAGCGATATTTTATAAGCAAATTTTACTTTATATATTTGGGGTTTTAGTTTTTAGTTATGGGGCGATTTGTGGTCTTTTAGAGAGTTTGAAACTAAATACAATCCATCAAGCAATTGCCAATGCAAATCCATTTGGAGTAAAAGGCTGTCTTGACAGGCCTATTTTTGAGCTAAAAATTGCATGGGATGAGATTATGCCATCACTATTTAAAGCAACTGGTCAATGTGGCCTTGATATGCCTATGCCGCCACTTGGAAGTAAATTTGACCCACTTCAAGCCTATTTGATAGATTTATATCAAAATGGCTGGTATTTAATCCCAAACTTAAAGCTAATTAATATGGCACAAATCTCTTTTGCTATATTTATTTTAGTTTTGATTTTAGGAGCAATTTTATTAATATCAAGAGTTAAAAAGGTAAAAAAATGGTTAAAATATTAG
- a CDS encoding dynamin family protein: MVKILEQIWGVKTLYVDENHISEFNSDEAAIILCINPRNYDRLIKLQSLKDIFSKANLNLNEYSVQLSQIGIINAIKSIKIDNQKVLNGLNELAKNEIIDFNGYNLISDFINNLELNHTIQNSAETQPFHKNLHALNEIHQILSEFKLSEVSKRLSNAYDSANNSKFKIAVTGVINAGKSSTLNALMNKKILGASNIPETANLSVLTYSEDEFAKVCFWSPEELKSMDLEPQEIQDKIIPIDELKSYTTASNEISKMVKEVILGIKLDILKDGIDIVDTPGLDDAVVLREILTANYMSQSDFTLHLMNASQSATKKDMAFIVNTLKNGKSAGLIIALTHIDKISPNDIKEVLNYTKNSIKTELSECGFDESLADETKFFTISAIKNIGIDELKGYIYESFFGSNSKKATLIIDNYKKELLNVANLIEDDLKAQKTALTSDTSTAKELVKSLQNEIDEISSATNSINSELENLLKRLNYDNENSNATLKAISAKIKDRVISDVKYATNKKIKLDTARLGVIIESGFNDSFIDFFRDFKQQISKDIDSANKILELKLGAKNANLNLPDIRGYIDQNLPKINYEILNSDVNKAIKSDKNIEIIGANLTKIFDDFIVSLNLPNQLSKLASACTNEYINGIKFELNAMREHLQTKEEQINKLAKSAFENIKDKEQLITDIDTKISQCQEIKNRIELC; encoded by the coding sequence ATGGTTAAAATATTAGAACAAATTTGGGGAGTTAAAACCCTATATGTAGATGAGAATCACATAAGTGAATTTAATAGCGATGAAGCGGCGATAATACTTTGTATAAATCCACGAAATTATGATAGATTAATCAAACTTCAAAGCTTAAAAGATATATTTTCAAAAGCAAATTTAAATCTAAATGAGTATAGCGTCCAATTAAGTCAAATCGGTATAATCAATGCTATAAAATCTATAAAAATAGATAATCAAAAAGTATTAAATGGATTAAATGAACTAGCCAAAAATGAGATTATAGATTTTAATGGATATAATCTTATAAGTGATTTTATAAATAATCTTGAATTAAACCATACTATTCAAAATAGTGCTGAAACTCAGCCATTTCATAAAAATTTACATGCATTAAATGAAATTCATCAAATCTTAAGCGAATTTAAACTTAGCGAAGTTAGTAAAAGATTAAGCAATGCATATGATAGCGCCAATAACTCTAAATTTAAAATAGCAGTTACTGGAGTTATCAACGCTGGTAAAAGTAGCACTTTAAACGCTTTAATGAATAAGAAAATTCTAGGCGCATCAAATATCCCTGAAACGGCGAATTTAAGTGTCTTAACATATAGCGAAGATGAATTTGCCAAAGTATGCTTCTGGTCGCCCGAAGAGCTAAAATCGATGGATTTAGAACCACAAGAGATACAAGACAAAATCATCCCAATAGATGAGTTAAAGTCCTACACAACAGCTTCTAATGAGATTAGCAAGATGGTTAAAGAGGTGATTTTGGGGATTAAATTAGATATTTTAAAAGATGGAATTGATATAGTTGATACTCCTGGCCTTGATGATGCGGTGGTATTGCGTGAGATTTTAACAGCCAATTATATGAGTCAAAGCGATTTTACACTTCATCTAATGAACGCTAGTCAAAGCGCAACAAAAAAAGATATGGCATTTATAGTAAATACTCTAAAAAATGGTAAAAGCGCAGGCCTAATCATCGCTCTTACGCACATTGATAAGATTAGTCCAAATGATATAAAAGAGGTTTTAAACTACACCAAAAATAGTATAAAAACCGAGCTTAGTGAGTGTGGGTTTGATGAGAGCTTGGCTGATGAGACGAAGTTTTTTACCATTTCAGCGATTAAAAATATCGGAATAGATGAACTAAAAGGCTATATTTATGAGAGCTTTTTTGGTTCAAATTCCAAAAAGGCAACTCTAATTATCGATAACTACAAAAAAGAGCTTTTAAATGTCGCAAATTTAATAGAAGATGATCTAAAAGCACAAAAAACAGCCCTAACATCAGATACCTCCACAGCCAAAGAGCTTGTCAAATCACTCCAAAATGAGATAGATGAGATAAGCAGTGCCACAAATAGCATAAATAGCGAACTTGAAAATCTACTTAAAAGATTGAATTATGATAACGAAAATAGCAACGCAACGCTAAAAGCCATAAGCGCTAAAATCAAAGATAGAGTAATCAGCGATGTCAAATACGCCACAAATAAAAAAATCAAGCTAGATACCGCTAGACTTGGGGTGATTATAGAGAGTGGTTTTAATGACTCTTTTATAGATTTTTTCAGAGATTTTAAGCAACAAATCAGCAAGGATATTGACTCTGCTAATAAAATTTTAGAGCTAAAACTTGGGGCGAAAAATGCGAATTTGAATCTGCCAGATATTAGGGGTTATATAGACCAAAATCTACCTAAAATCAACTACGAAATTTTAAATAGCGATGTAAATAAAGCTATTAAAAGTGATAAAAATATTGAGATTATAGGGGCTAATTTAACCAAAATTTTTGATGATTTTATAGTGAGTTTAAATCTACCAAACCAACTTAGCAAACTAGCTAGTGCTTGTACAAACGAGTATATAAATGGTATTAAATTTGAGTTAAACGCTATGAGAGAGCATCTACAAACCAAAGAAGAACAGATAAACAAACTAGCCAAATCAGCCTTTGAAAATATCAAAGACAAAGAGCAATTAATAACCGATATAGATACCAAAATATCGCAATGCCAAGAGATCAAAAATAGGATAGAGCTATGCTAA
- the tyrS gene encoding tyrosine--tRNA ligase: MIAKIMSEIKRGTAEIIDYERIEKLIKDYYENGKNFYIKAGFDPTAPDLHLGHTVVLNKMRLLQDHGGIVQFLIGDFTAKIGDPTGKSVTRKILSDDIIAQNAKTYKEQVFKILDESKTEVMFNSAWLNSLGADGLIALASTFNVARMLERDDFTKRYKAETPIAISEFLYPLLQGYDSVAMKCDIEMGGTDQKFNLLMGRTLGRTYNIGKEQAIIMMPLLVGLDGVNKMSKSLGNYIGVTESAKDIFAKTLSISDELMWVWYELLSSLSGDEIEKLKNDVKSGALHPKVAKENLALELAARFNSIEEAQAARDEFNRVHAKGELPSDMAKFEINADDIWIVEALSLCKLVGSNSDARRHIKANAVSVNQAKISDEQLRLSKGEYVLQVGKKAYARLEVK; encoded by the coding sequence ATGATAGCTAAAATTATGAGTGAGATCAAGCGTGGAACCGCTGAGATAATTGATTATGAGAGAATTGAAAAATTGATTAAAGATTACTATGAAAATGGTAAAAATTTTTATATCAAAGCGGGATTTGATCCGACTGCCCCTGATCTTCACTTAGGTCATACAGTGGTGTTAAATAAGATGAGATTACTTCAAGATCATGGCGGTATCGTGCAGTTTTTGATAGGTGATTTCACTGCTAAAATCGGTGATCCAACTGGTAAAAGCGTTACTAGAAAGATTTTGAGTGATGATATCATAGCTCAAAATGCCAAAACCTATAAAGAGCAGGTCTTTAAAATTTTAGACGAAAGTAAAACTGAAGTAATGTTTAATTCTGCTTGGCTAAATAGCCTTGGTGCTGATGGATTAATAGCTCTTGCAAGTACATTTAATGTAGCTAGAATGCTTGAGCGTGATGACTTTACTAAGCGATATAAGGCTGAAACTCCTATAGCTATAAGTGAGTTTTTGTATCCGCTTTTACAAGGTTATGATAGCGTTGCGATGAAGTGCGATATAGAGATGGGTGGAACGGATCAGAAATTTAATCTTTTAATGGGTAGGACTCTTGGTCGCACATATAATATAGGAAAAGAACAAGCTATCATCATGATGCCACTTCTAGTTGGTCTTGATGGTGTCAATAAAATGAGTAAAAGCCTTGGTAACTATATCGGTGTTACTGAATCTGCTAAGGATATCTTCGCTAAAACTTTGAGTATTAGTGATGAGCTTATGTGGGTTTGGTATGAGCTATTAAGTAGTTTAAGTGGTGATGAGATTGAGAAGCTTAAAAATGATGTCAAAAGCGGAGCTTTGCATCCTAAGGTCGCTAAGGAGAATTTGGCTTTAGAGTTGGCTGCTAGATTTAATAGCATTGAAGAAGCTCAAGCTGCTAGAGATGAGTTTAATAGAGTTCATGCTAAGGGTGAATTGCCAAGTGATATGGCTAAATTTGAGATTAATGCTGATGATATTTGGATAGTTGAAGCGCTTAGTTTGTGTAAGTTAGTTGGGTCAAATTCAGATGCTCGTCGCCACATTAAGGCAAATGCTGTTAGTGTAAATCAGGCCAAAATTAGCGATGAGCAGCTTAGACTTTCTAAGGGTGAGTATGTATTGCAAGTTGGTAAAAAAGCTTATGCTAGATTAGAGGTAAAATAA
- a CDS encoding dynamin family protein, whose product MLKEFIKEYKRVYQISFDDGFLGEFERFCAFICEPKFHPSKELIERLNFLSLLSHEPPLVAIVGQFSSGKSSFLNALLGADILPTGVVPVTAKPTFIKYAPNYMLKILHNDGRDEYKNIDELSAFVDQRHALKDVKNLTIYAPNELLKKISFIDTPGLNSRSDADTNETKMILKEAVALIWISLIDNAARKSELDELTLIPNSLKQNAIALLNQKDKLSSDEITRVLTHANLTYSNYFSSVEAISAKLQRENNSDSGFEAVFKFLDKIANTKEDFIKATSQEILLSSQNQNLNFINILDEISDIFTKFQNKTNLKFSELKESYNSKFEIFFEAIKQNAALIANEINSALKNQKSAYYKEKTGFLNKNSFEKIEYERVSLDIDEILAKLIYNDEKFTKIFKKFKRDLSEFQSEILADLQAIFDELKELTLRYKAKYESLRKSDPLHSDLIFADIRKFSSEVYSLFLSDIETLFLAKFSNLELFFERVFIKVSANYQNAIRLSVNFIAQKCEKSSKDYESDPLAFSLYYPRLSEINERILNELSYYEFESEFTGNSTFITKFINSLQAQTEQLMGKNQTYINSLKAKYKGDLDELSSFSWS is encoded by the coding sequence ATGCTAAAAGAGTTTATAAAAGAGTATAAAAGAGTATATCAAATCAGCTTTGATGATGGATTTTTAGGTGAATTTGAGAGATTTTGTGCCTTTATTTGTGAGCCTAAATTTCACCCTAGTAAGGAACTAATCGAGAGATTAAACTTCCTTAGCCTACTAAGCCACGAACCGCCGCTTGTAGCGATTGTCGGGCAGTTTAGTAGCGGGAAATCAAGCTTTTTAAACGCACTTTTAGGTGCTGATATATTACCAACTGGGGTTGTGCCAGTAACTGCTAAGCCTACATTTATCAAATACGCACCAAATTATATGCTTAAAATTCTACACAACGATGGTAGAGATGAGTATAAAAATATAGATGAGCTAAGCGCCTTTGTAGATCAACGCCACGCCCTAAAAGATGTCAAAAATCTCACAATCTACGCCCCAAATGAACTACTTAAAAAGATAAGTTTCATCGATACCCCTGGGCTAAATTCAAGAAGCGACGCTGATACCAATGAGACTAAAATGATATTAAAAGAAGCCGTAGCTTTAATTTGGATTAGCTTAATCGATAATGCCGCTAGAAAAAGCGAGCTAGATGAGCTAACTCTCATCCCAAATAGCCTAAAACAAAACGCAATTGCCCTATTAAACCAAAAAGATAAATTAAGTAGCGATGAGATAACTAGAGTTTTAACCCACGCCAATCTCACATATAGCAATTATTTTAGCTCTGTTGAGGCTATCTCGGCCAAACTCCAAAGAGAAAATAACAGCGATAGCGGATTTGAAGCGGTGTTTAAATTCCTAGATAAAATAGCAAACACAAAAGAGGATTTTATCAAAGCAACTTCGCAAGAGATACTCCTCTCATCACAAAATCAAAATTTAAATTTCATCAATATCTTAGATGAAATTTCAGATATTTTCACTAAATTTCAAAACAAAACTAATCTCAAATTTAGCGAGCTAAAAGAGAGCTATAACTCTAAATTTGAGATATTTTTTGAAGCTATTAAACAAAATGCCGCCCTAATCGCAAATGAGATCAACTCCGCTTTAAAAAACCAAAAATCCGCCTATTATAAAGAAAAAACCGGCTTTTTAAATAAAAATAGCTTTGAGAAGATAGAGTATGAAAGAGTTAGCTTAGATATAGATGAAATTTTGGCTAAACTAATCTATAATGATGAGAAATTTACCAAAATATTTAAAAAATTTAAGCGAGATTTAAGCGAATTTCAAAGCGAAATCCTAGCTGATTTACAAGCTATTTTTGATGAGTTAAAAGAGCTAACACTTCGCTATAAAGCCAAATATGAAAGCCTTAGAAAATCTGACCCACTCCACTCAGATCTAATATTTGCTGATATTCGTAAATTTTCAAGTGAGGTTTATTCTCTATTTTTAAGCGATATTGAAACTCTATTTTTGGCTAAATTTTCAAATTTAGAGCTATTTTTTGAAAGAGTATTTATCAAAGTTAGTGCTAACTATCAAAACGCAATTAGATTAAGTGTAAATTTCATCGCCCAAAAATGTGAAAAAAGTAGCAAAGATTATGAGTCTGACCCACTTGCTTTTAGCCTCTATTATCCTAGACTTAGTGAGATAAATGAGAGAATCTTAAATGAGTTAAGCTACTATGAATTTGAGAGTGAATTTACTGGTAACTCCACATTTATCACCAAATTCATAAACTCACTCCAAGCCCAAACAGAGCAATTAATGGGTAAAAACCAAACCTACATAAACTCATTAAAAGCCAAATATAAAGGCGATCTTGATGAGCTTAGCAGTTTTAGCTGGTCTTGA